Genomic segment of Zerene cesonia ecotype Mississippi chromosome 7, Zerene_cesonia_1.1, whole genome shotgun sequence:
ATTTTCGTAAAATAATCCCttggttatataattttcattgtctttggcgtatttaatatttagaatttgaGTGATGAATTTACAATGATCATATGTAATGGAAATGATtactaaaactatttttggatatttgcatcaatgataagaataaattcatatttaaggTACTAACATAGTTCCTCAACAAAATGTGTCCTTATTGGAATAAGtgaatgttattattacattttccaaatgcatttttaaacatgCAGCTGAtacatcaattataataatgatttttagttATAGTTTACTCTTTCATCATGTCTCTGCTACGCTTcatctttaaataaacaatactttctaacagttaatattttttggtttaCATTATTATGCAACGAAAATACAATGCAATAGACGCTCTTAGAGAAGGTAAGGCGCCGTTGTCATAATGCCTACCTCTTGCAATTATCAACCTTATCTTTCCCCTTGTGAACTAAACATACGATTAAAAACTAAAggaaatttatacaaaaacagtAAAACAGCATTGCGACTAGGGCTTAAGTCTAACGGCTAATGGTAaacatttgtttgtaatacTATAATGAACTTAGAGTATACATAATTCACATACTTGTGCAGATAATTTCAGACTTTATCATATCGGTACATGGCACATTGCAGTAAGCTGTTTATTTCTAAAAGCTAAAGGCTAGTAAGTCATCAACTGATTTAATCTAGTTTTCATAGTGAAATGTTTCTATGAAATGTATAGACGTTTTGTGCttataaatgttcatgtgcTCGGTTATTAAGCCTTAGAAACAGTGTATTGaactaattttatgttaatttaatgaaacatattCTATAGGAATATAACATGTACTTGAATAAaattcagatttttttaaatatcagtatttttttctgttttaaactCCGAATaactttaaagaaatattaacatgatttacaatagataaaaataatttcacaattttataatagccAGTTGTttagttacaataatttacttatagcTTAAATCatcttaattattaagaaattaaattttatatttacagtcTCATTTATATCCACGAATTAACAcattatcacaaaaaaaaaacatgataattatttgaatccattaatatttttattcaatcttGTCAGAACGAAGTCCGTCATACATACTTAAGACCagaataaaacgttattttacaatatatttatcataatggTTCATTAATTGTAAAGATGTTCtcgaaatgtaattaatttataggtattaaatttcaattaatcgATAGAAAATGGCTTTACGAAACGCAAATTTACTcaggtatatattttgtaaataataattataaatagaataattaatatgtatataatgctAGCATTGAAAAGTATTAAGCGATTACTTTTTAGTTAGATGCAAATcaaacgaaatataaaaaataagtaattaaattgaataataaagcaCTTCATCTTCCTTTAAACGGTAAATACTAATTTGAGAGTAgtgagtatttattttgataagttaagaattactttgttattttaagggaatcatcaaaatatataatattacacatgTTCAACTTTCACATAGttgtaaatcaatatttattttcataaataaaacatttttcaataagcGGCAATCTTAATAAACGTCAACCAATTCATAActccaataataaataacacatcaATTTCATCTATACATTTACCTAGTTCTCTGCAAACGGTTGAGCAAATATATCATTCAGTAGTTCTTGGTACTCGTCCGCATTGTAAAGGTAATCTTCGTCGTCTAGAGTCGAATTGTACCtgaaaataagataatataaaatagataattccGGACATCCTAGAAAAGAAGGGAACCAGATCGATGGAGAGAGAATATTAggagaattttaatatttagataatatgCTATTTGTACATCCGAGAAAGCCAGTTCGAGCCTAATCAAATAAGGGACCAATACTttgtaagattataaatttatttaactgttaTTGAAGGATATAGATAACTATAGCACACTAAATAGTGAAGTATCacgaaaacaatattatgtggcaatttaatattttcaacctCGGTTGTAAGTGTATAATTTTCCATAATTTATCTTCctagatatttaaatactaattacatattatttaaaatactactGTATGTACAATGAGGTCGTATTTGGTACTGTATTTGAAAAGCAAAAACGAAATGACTTGTTATTCTGAGAATATATTAATGCTATTCTAAGaagttatacaaaatataaaatgaagaaaataccTTACCTCAATGCATCCCGTTTTCGTCTATCATTACCATGAGCTGTGGCTTGTATACACAGCACTGCAAAGCGATTGTTGCAGGCATATCTGTAAAATAAGATGCAATAATACCATGTAATTAGATGTTATTTACTTCATGGATAATAGTGTTGTATTATCTTTGATTGCTGCAATAAATTATGGCTTCATTTAACAAGAAATGCACAATTAATGAggagatatatttaaaatagtatttcatAGGTtcacttttaaaatcataaacaatTATGAGAGAATCAGCAGAGTTATGCACTTTGAAGAATGACATCCATATTATTATGACTTCTTAAAGTCGTCCGGAGGTCAAGTTAATACTACTATGTGCTCTATagctaaaatattaataaataatatgagcaatgccaaataaatttacatatccATTGTATCTTTgacaatcataatataatcggtaatacataaagaaatagttaatattattgaaaagtcCATtgctaatatttcataaatagagGCGAATTTTAAGTTGCTACGAAAATaacttatagaaaaaaaacatacaaaggcgaaattgttaaatttatacgcTATCTTCTTACGATGCTAACTAGTGCCACTTTGATGGATTGCTTCCATGTTCTCCGTCTCGTTGTACAATGGGTCGAGAACGCTTTATAGATGATAACGATGgtggatgatgatgatgatgatggaggatgatttttgtatgtggtagtcgagcatgcttcggcacgaattgggcaagacacctccacagaagaccggcgtgaaatagcattctgctgtgtttcgttcagtgGGGGAGCCGctggcccatatccttttccttgccATTCCCActcctttcctttttcctcTCGCTAAaactttcttaatcccttcccaattgaaagtcggcaatccatttgtagaggcgtaacgCTTGCAATGAATCTTATACCTCtcaaaatgttcatggacggtggtagcgctaaccatcaggcgtcccaccagctccattgccgtgacataaaaaaatgaaagcgATGAAAATATACCTTTCTTGCGACAGCACATTGTGCATTGCTATTCCGCGCATAGTCGGCTCGCCGCATTGCCTCCGTCGCAGAATGTGTTAAAGCGCTATATAGACTCATGATAGCAAAGATGACTTCGATAATGCTGATAACGATGATGATGTTGCTGATATAACCATACCTCTCTTGTGACAGCAGCTTATGAGAGTACAGCGAGGCGGCCATGCCGCGCATCGCCGGCTCGCCGCTCTGCCACTCGTCGCAGAACGTGTCCAGAGCGCGCTCGCCGCTCGCGTGCGACCCGTGCCAGACTAGTTTGTGAGGCCTGAACATAATGTtggttttataattgtttaataaaaggaaaagaGAGAAAGACATTGTTGAAGTGAAAACTTCTACAGTcgcgattttatttatttattttatattcttcattGCATACATAgacgatacaaaaaaaaattataataattgtaataaaggATTTTTATTCATAGCCTTATGGTATAAtggaaaaaatacattgtttattatttctaattacaACAGTGTTTCTTGACGGCTCTCCTTTGTCTTAATCTTCGTGACGTATTGGCGATTCAAAACACTAGTTGTTTTGAGTTTGATAAGTTTAAGTTCTttgatttatcaattattatttttaatagataaatggataaaaaaatcatgaagGTAGCATAGTCTTGTGACTTGATGATAACGtgatattctttttataaatgttaatggaataacaaaacaataaaatataaacaataaaacaactaACTAGTAAAACGAGCATCAAATGCATCTTTGTTCTCGAAGCATCTAGAAATCTTACCAATTAGCGTCCATCATGATGTTCTTCCCACTAAAACTGAAGATTCTCGGCGTTCCCGCTAAAATGCCGCCGTTGCCATCAAATATTTCAGAGAATGACTTGAACAAAACCTCTCCATATGTGTTCACGACGGGCAAGTGTCGGTCCGCATATCGTACTATGGAATCTAAATTTTGTATCCTGTAAAAGGAAATAACAGAAAGATTATCAcaatgtacataaattatgtataatttgaaaaatctgtgctttttccgtttttttttttgttataattaatagacaAACGTCACTACGCATGTCCACCTGTAACAAACTTTAGAGCGGACGGATTCCGCCCGAACTTCACTTACCTGCTAGTCAGGAAAGCTCTAAAGGTTCCTTTCAGACCAGCGCGTCTCGCCTGTCGATAACACGCGTAGTCAGCTCGTCGCACACCATGCATATCACCTGACAGAGGTTCGTTCAGAGCTGCTAATTTTAGCTGCGGGAAGAATAAATGTACTATTAGACCAAAGTTTCTCAAAAATCTCTTGTGTATCTAATAacatctaataattaattgaattattttcttgtaccgttaagtatttaattacatttaaggAAACTTAAATAGAACGGCGCATGCTCACATAGTAATATGCAATTAATGTGAGCGCTTAGAAATTTAACAATTGTTGACGGTCAAACATACAAGGTTCTCGGTCGGCTGTGCGGgtacacacgcacacatgtGTACGTATAACGCCCAGAAATATGAGTACgcgatttaaaagaaaatcttcTGCTTGTATTGCCTCGATTGCTGTATTATTTGGTATATAGGAATCGTAGCATTATACGGTTGTAAGAAGAAACACCAATCTATACGTAAATCTACTTATCCTCATTTCAAGACAAAATTTACACGTTCCTATATTTTTTGACCTGATTTGTCTTCCATCTAAAAATACTTACCGTTGGCCCATTAGTAGCTATTGGCGGGGAATTATCCACGAAGTTTGATAAATGTGGTACATGCACTAAGCTGGCAGCCGGCATGGGCGTTGGCATTGGGGCTTGGGTTGTCGTGAGAGGAGCCTGCGTCACTAGCGATCCTAACTGCATTAGAAACatcgttttatatatactgatattgtaaagataatttttctgtttttttttttttgtatttttattgaccattggaccgatttaaaaaattcacatttaaaaagcTGCAATTTCGTTTAGTGATAATCACTTAATAATAGGCAATATATGTTCCATGGGCGATGACGATATGACGAAGATATTATATACGTTTAAGATTATGACGTTTTCATAGGCACAATTGCCGAATAACGGAACGGTGTGCTAAGTCAAATATAcaaggaaattaattaataaataatatttttacgtcGTTTTAACAAGTTTTTTACGTAATCAGTGTATGCAAATCTTCAAATTCCAGTTTTCGTATCACACGACATGTGGAACATTCcgtataattacataataatattttattctatataatattatattctatatcatatctttttttttcaaaacaaaagtaaCTTTTTTGCATGTGGTGTTTACCTACAATAAATTGTACACTAAGATtgatgttatgtttatttgtttattttttaacaataaatggtaaagctttaaaaaaataaataaatataggtaccAAAACGTATTGCCAGCCTGAATTCACTTTGACAAAGAGAGCTTGTTCCTCCATAACATAAGCTAATGCTCCCACAGGGCTTGATGCAGCAagctgtaaataaaacataattagatttttttatataatataaagataacatattttaatagaaaaacaatattatcttCGTAACCTAACAATTTAGCCATACTGTTTGTCCCATCAATAAAGatgaacttttaaaaattcatttagaaATGTAAGTCTTacggatttttaaataattccttACTATATTTACCTACCCGCATCATTTCTTCTGTTGTACGGAACACAGCAGCCCCAGGAGCAGTTTTGCTGGATTCATCAGCGTGGCTTCTTGTATCCAAAGGAGGTCCTATAAGtagattttaatcataatcatcattGTTATTATCTCAGGCTTTACAGCCGCGAGTCTTGGCCTAGTCCAGTATTTTCTTCCAGCTCTCTCgatttattaatcataatataatagaataaatataagaactGTATGtctgtgtataataaaaatgaaaagctgaagagcttgtttgaatgcgctatCCCATTAACCAGTtgattgatttcaaaaattatttcaccgtttGATATGGTTGGCGCTAGTTTTAATatcaagttattattttaattccttAATAGAATGATTTCTGTAtactatacatacaaataggtccatttaaatgtttattaaagagAAATGTGATAGTTATATGAGCTAAATACACGTTATAACCATAACATAATTGcgaattattgaatttacaaacaaaaaaaaatctttagatTATTCAGTCACACACGTAAAGGTCATTGGGATCTTAGAGAGCAACaggaaaaatatgaaaaattagtCAAGTCTCCGTCTCTCTTGAATTgtcagtttaataataaaatctatacttcatttaaatatctaaaaatagaCCGAACTTAAAACTATGCGATAAATacgaatataaattacttattttatacttaccGTTTTTGTCTCTGCTTTTTTCTTTAAGCTCTTTCAATTCTTTTAGAGCTTTTATTTCGTCAAATGGACTTTTTTGTACTATTTCCAGCAGcgtgttaatataataaacacgtAATTAGCAagtatgaaatgttattttaaatacatatgtattaatttttgagGTATAAATTaggtcaatatttattttgaatgtaatacgaatattaatatcatgtacagttcattaataaatacttaaatgaaaaaaatattaccagGTCTGCCAAAATACTTCGTGCTGCCATGAACGGGGTTTTCTTCAAAGTAGCTAAGACCTGGTTCTCCCTTAGGTCCAACTATGGATATGCCAGGGGGTCCCGGAAGCCCCGGCTGGCCTGGAGGCCCGGGAGGTCCCGGGATGTATTGCACTACGTCGGATTTGAAGGCTGTACCCGGGGGCCCTGGTGGTCCCTCTGCTCCTTTTGGCCCGGGCAATCCATCATTACCGCGATCACCCTTTTCACCTTTTaactgaaacaaaaacaaagggTTTCAAAGTCTAACAGTGTGAGGAAAATTCACAAGTTTAAATCGATAATTTATATCCgagcattttatttagtttttcaaaaattaatctttaatattttaagtgaactatttaatcataattaatatatgtatacaatgtATACAAGTAAGCcgatagaataaatatatatgaagtCAGCCACTTTCTCTCGAGAAATGTTCCTAGTAAAGTTTTGACTTGTATGCATCTCAGATATGGCGTAGAGGATGTGAGATATTTACATTGATAACCCGTCAAGAAAATTATGAAGGTCAAAAGGtcacaaaaatcattttttcGCAAATATGTGACGACTTAAATTGCTCCGAGGTAATAAATAGTATcattgtaaaaattgtttgtcGTAAAATGATGTACAAAAACAGCGTCTTGCATGCTTCTGACAAATTTAACCATTTTCACAGTAGAGCATTGAGAAGATGACTAGAATGCAccgaaattatataatgtacagTTCACCAAggtatacattatttacacttttaagtgatacaattaataatttatttattttattgtatggttgagaaattaattcattaatgtttatcataaaatatcatcTTGTAATtcgtgttaaatatttaaagcgaTTTTGTGACCTTCATTCTCTGATTTGCTCAATCTGTGATTCGCTCGAAACCTtacaatctttaaaatattttagcttaaatgagtaataaaaacgtattatcttttgtttattgaagtatgcatttaatgtaattaaataggaatctttaattattcaattaccttcgatttttttttgagttcCATTATACTCAAAGGATAAAACGGGAGTCTATTGTTAATTCTTCGCTGGCTGTCTGTCTAtttgtctgtccgtccgtccgtgacagataattattttttgcatgAAATGTCTTAGAAGTTTTTTTTCGTATGAATAAAGAGGTAATTAAAAGTCAATACAAGAACTAAATGTTCGTTTTATTCGCATGCAACCAACAGTCTGCTCAGAACAGAAGTTTAGGCTTCGAGGAGGACCGATTAGCAAAAGAGTCACGTTCAATGATACACGCTTACCAAAAACACGCATTTAGTGTTAAGTTCCGAGCATACGCGGTTGTGTTGATTTAATGGtgtttaaaagaattaaataaattatgtattacattGTTATACTAGCGCTGGTTGCCTTATACCTCTATGGTATCCGAACATTCAATTACTGGAAGAAAAGGGGTGTTAAAAATGATCCACCTATAGCATTTGTAGGAAATAATCTTAAccaattcatacaaaaaaccAGTATGGCCACAATGGCTGAAGAAACATACCTCAAGTATCCAGAAGAAAAAGTAGTCGGATTTTTTAGAGGAACCAGGCCGGAACTAATTATACGAGATCCAGATATAATGAAACGCATTCTTGTGACagatttcaacaatttttattctagAGGACTTATGCCAAACACACAAGTAATAGAACCTCTAATGCAAAATTTATTCTTCGCTGACGGAGATTTGTGGAAGCTAATAAGGCAACGATTTTCGTTGGCCTTCAGTACTGGAAAGATTAAGGccatgttttcatttattacggAAAGAGcagaaaaattacaattgcTCGCCGACGAGGTTGCGAAACTAGATTCATATGATGTACGTGAATTAATGGCGAGGTATACAACTGATTTTATTGGCGCCTGTGGTTTCGGCATTAACATGGACACATTGAACGACAACAATTCTGAATTCAGAAAGTTGGGCCGAAGGATTTTTATACGCACACCGCGCGATGCTACGCGTGGcgcattaaaattcatatttccaaatatttgtaaacatttgcattttttagCATCTGAATTGGAAGACTCAATGAACTATCTAGTGAAATCAGTGTTGAATCAAAGAAATTACGAGCCATCGGGGCAGAACGATTTTATCGACTTAATGCTTGAATTGAGAAAGAAAGGAAAGATCGTCGGGGAATCTTTGGAAGAAAAAAATCCAGATGGAACACCGAAAACGGTGGAATTGGATTTAAGTGACAGTCTATTGATAGCGCAAGTCTTCGTATTTTTTGGAGCTGGTTTTGAAACGTCATCGACAGCGTCCAGTCATACGTTGCATCAGTTGGCTTTTAACCAGGGCTATCAACGAAAAGTGCAGGCAGAAATCGATATCgtcttaaagaaatataacaataaaatcactTATGaagcaataaatgaaatgaagtgTTTGGAAAAAGCGTTTTATGAATCTTTACGCATGTATCCGCCTGTTGCTTTCTTAATGAGAAAGAGCGCTTCACAATATACGATACCCGAAATTGATTTGATTATcgataaaaatgtaacagtCGTTATTCCAATTAGAGCAATATTTAATGACGCGAAATATTTCGAAGACCCTAGCAAGTTTAATCCAGACAGATTTACATCAAGtaaagatatgaaaaatagtgTGTTTATACCATTTGGTGATGGACCACGGGCATGTGTTGGtgagtttattttcaattctttttcCGTTTCAcagcggcttcgcccgtggtacatatatagtaacCTTTAGTAGGATCTCAGGGattacatacacataaaacggtgaaagaatttttgaaatccgtCCTATTGGAACGATTATGATCGATCGATATTCTTGAGAATATCgccttcaaacaaacaaacaatttcattagctatatataaataaatagcaaatagttttaaaaactatataaagttatatttttaaaactctcaaatacataaacaatagaattaattttgtagtttttcAATTATCCTATTATGATGatagaatcataataaataaaatatttatttcaccttgaatttaatttgaatgacATAGTTATTCAATGGCGCAGAAATTTTTGTGCGAAAACATGCGAACGAAAACACAAAGGTTTCCTCTTTATGTTATCAAAGTCTAGATAAGGATAGgcgaatataattattttagcgATCGTCGTCATAAATGCCCTtgatatttactaataaacgtgtttatattatattaatgagtTAATCTTTAATGGAAATACGTTAAgactttaaacatttttaataagtgtTCGTAAATatcatagatttttatttgttgcagCTGCGAGGTTGGGGTACATGCAATCAATGGCAGGTCTTGCAGCAATATTACACAAATTTGACGTTGAAACGACACCAGAAACCATTCTGAAACCAAAATCGGATCCAACGGGAATCGtttcagaaaattttataggAGGGCTACCACTTAAGCTACGAAAACGAACAAACTGTACATAGctctaataattaaacatgtttattaataactgtgacattttatattttttattttacaacaaatgCAATGGCATTTCGTGCTATCGGTGTCGTGTTTGATTGCATCGTTCTGCTTTTATTATGCGGCAATAAATTAGacactataattatatttacaagcgTTTCTATGGTTCTAAGGTCTGTGggtgtttttctttattttgatattacaataatatgagaaaaatacaatttagcGACATACTTTAATGTCGAAgaattgcaaatatttttgaaatgtgcaacttgtttatttacattaattacatgCATCAGTtacatttctaatttattacagTATACTAGCTGGATcctgcggcttcgctcgcgtgatACCCGGCTATTTGTAGCCTATGTATTAATCCAAATTACAATCTACCTCTGaacgaaattttatacagatccCAAAAGaggcttttgcgtgaaagagcaacaaacacacacacatccttacaaactttcgcatttataatattaataggattacgaattaaaattgtatattgtaccgtttaacaaaataatatacaaaattaaaaatagatgtaaataataatttatttggcaTTCACATTGTATGACTTTTTACTACTTATAAACAGAAACTCTATAGCTGGAAGGTATATCTGAATGGTATATCACATTTTGTGGTTTCATTCGAAGTACAAACATTATAAgagcaatttaatattactcgCAACAATACAAGCATAACTTTGCgaaacaaatgttattttatgtaacaacATTTcgaagattaaaattttatagacatattttacttaaattatgtattgaaaatGTACTTACCATGGAAATATCCAAAAGACTGACACCAGGGTAACCCTTTTCTCCTTTCGGACCTATAGCGCCCGGATTTCCTGGGGGCCCTAGAGTACCTGGACGACCCTGTGTATATAATGAATGATAATtactgatattttataaataaaacgatactATCGTcaaaatgtttctatttttGGTTAgaaattttggaaaaaattTTTGTACCAACCTTATTGTTCTATGCAgcgtgataaaaaataagacacgtcaactttatttattagcattaaaacgtttaaatgtaacattttacgacaaattaacattatttttgtacaaaaatatgacTTTTCGTCATCTTAATAACCGtctgaataacaaataaacaaacacatttaattctaagtagatatatataagtcgtattaattaaacaataaagaataaacaagTAATTGTAAACGGCTCGTCAGCTTAAGACATTGTTCCACAATTAATCTTCTTTGTTCCACAAAAATTCTTCGCAAAGTcccttgaaatattttacaatttacatatattatttggaTTGTTAACAACTTACCATCCAGCCTGGGAGACCTATATCACCCTTTTCACCAGGTTTCCCCGGTGGTCCAGGGATCCCTTGCAGACCTTGAAGGCCACGAGGTCCCGGGGGTCCTGGCCGCCCTCTTCTGCCTCTTGGCCCTAAATCGCCTTTATCACCCTGTTGCAAAAAACGAAATTTAGGCAGACTAAAAAAAGTTATTCCATGAAGATAAGTAGAAAATACTGACAGTTGATTTAGGATAAAGGAAATAccctataataataatgtgacCCTAATgtctataaaatgtttaaaaagtcggcttataaaaacacaagaaaGGCTGAAATGATTTCAATGACTTGTTTTGTTCGATATATTTGCATTAGTGCATGTCATTGCATCAGCATTGTAACAGATGAATGCTTCACAAAAACGTGTATCCGCCAGCAGTGATGCAGCCGAGTTGACAAGGGCAAAGGGGCAACGTTCATCTCAaatgatattttgattttctGAATACAATATGAAAGAAAAGATAGC
This window contains:
- the LOC119840645 gene encoding collagen alpha-1(III) chain-like isoform X8 → MKPVWKRVLTIIILQGAFQELKLFGSPSQAEIQCVNTFEEIGNGSGGDEIYIDNYLVDQEEGDVEGSGRYGTMPPFPPPPPGLNGYPPILRGEKGERGPRGPPGESIRGPPGPPGPPGAPGTPGATTIAESSGSGDDQIFGENYVSLGQCGCNSSTILALLESAPELQGPPGPPGLIGADGRTGPPGIPGQMGPAGERGPMGPRGEKGDRGDDGIRGPEGQPGQKGEPGVDGRPGSPGPPGPPGNPGSSDYNNFEESLLGSYGGAIGRPGAPGPKGDAGQPGPIGLQGERGFPGPKGERGLVGQTGPKGDRGYSGPKGDRGVKGDRGDPGHDGRPGLPGANGRLGEKGEKGERGTPGPPGPPALPLGFTTEDSEFLTTGRLSPTSKGEKGEKGEKGSGGNDGIPGRPGKDGIPGERGDIGPSGMPGTSGPAGPPGLKGERGERGPPGPVTIASAGSDIITVKGDKGDLGPRGRRGRPGPPGPRGLQGLQGIPGPPGKPGEKGDIGLPGWMGRPGTLGPPGNPGAIGPKGEKGYPGVSLLDISMLKGEKGDRGNDGLPGPKGAEGPPGPPGTAFKSDVVQYIPGPPGPPGQPGLPGPPGISIVGPKGEPGLSYFEENPVHGSTKYFGRPGPPLDTRSHADESSKTAPGAAVFRTTEEMMRLAASSPVGALAYVMEEQALFVKVNSGWQYVLLGSLVTQAPLTTTQAPMPTPMPAASLVHVPHLSNFVDNSPPIATNGPTLKLAALNEPLSGDMHGVRRADYACYRQARRAGLKGTFRAFLTSRIQNLDSIVRYADRHLPVVNTYGEVLFKSFSEIFDGNGGILAGTPRIFSFSGKNIMMDANWPHKLVWHGSHASGERALDTFCDEWQSGEPAMRGMAASLYSHKLLSQERYACNNRFAVLCIQATAHGNDRRKRDALRYNSTLDDEDYLYNADEYQELLNDIFAQPFAEN
- the LOC119840645 gene encoding collagen alpha-1(III) chain-like isoform X7, with product MKPVWKRVLTIIILQGAFQELKLFGSPSQAEIQCVNTFEEIGNGSGGDEIYIDNYLVDQEEGDVEGSGRYGTMPPFPPPPPGLNGYPPILRGEKGERGPRGPPGESIRGPPGPPGPPGAPGTPGATTIAESSGSGDDQIFGENYVSLGQCGCNSSTILALLESAPELQGPPGPPGLIGADGRTGPPGIPGQMGPAGERGPMGPRGEKGDRGDDGIRGPEGQPGQKGEPGVDGRPGSPGPPGPPGNPGSSDYNNFEESLLGSYGGAIGRPGAPGPKGDAGQPGPIGLQGERGFPGPKGERGLVGQTGPKGDRGYSGPKGDRGVKGDRGDPGHDGRPGLPGANGRLGEKGEKGERGTPGPPGPPALPLGFTTEDSEFLTTGRLSPTSKGEKGEKGEKGSGGNDGIPGRPGKDGIPGERGDIGPSGMPGTSGPAGPPGLKGERGERGPPGPVTIASAGSDIITVKGDKGDLGPRGRRGRPGPPGPRGLQGLQGIPGPPGKPGEKGDIGLPGWMNNKGRPGTLGPPGNPGAIGPKGEKGYPGVSLLDISMLKGEKGDRGNDGLPGPKGAEGPPGPPGTAFKSDVVQYIPGPPGPPGQPGLPGPPGISIVGPKGEPGLSYFEENPVHGSTKYFGRPGPPLDTRSHADESSKTAPGAAVFRTTEEMMRLAASSPVGALAYVMEEQALFVKVNSGWQYVLLGSLVTQAPLTTTQAPMPTPMPAASLVHVPHLSNFVDNSPPIATNGPTLKLAALNEPLSGDMHGVRRADYACYRQARRAGLKGTFRAFLTSRIQNLDSIVRYADRHLPVVNTYGEVLFKSFSEIFDGNGGILAGTPRIFSFSGKNIMMDANWPHKLVWHGSHASGERALDTFCDEWQSGEPAMRGMAASLYSHKLLSQERYACNNRFAVLCIQATAHGNDRRKRDALRYNSTLDDEDYLYNADEYQELLNDIFAQPFAEN
- the LOC119840646 gene encoding cytochrome P450 6B7-like; the protein is MYYIVILALVALYLYGIRTFNYWKKRGVKNDPPIAFVGNNLNQFIQKTSMATMAEETYLKYPEEKVVGFFRGTRPELIIRDPDIMKRILVTDFNNFYSRGLMPNTQVIEPLMQNLFFADGDLWKLIRQRFSLAFSTGKIKAMFSFITERAEKLQLLADEVAKLDSYDVRELMARYTTDFIGACGFGINMDTLNDNNSEFRKLGRRIFIRTPRDATRGALKFIFPNICKHLHFLASELEDSMNYLVKSVLNQRNYEPSGQNDFIDLMLELRKKGKIVGESLEEKNPDGTPKTVELDLSDSLLIAQVFVFFGAGFETSSTASSHTLHQLAFNQGYQRKVQAEIDIVLKKYNNKITYEAINEMKCLEKAFYESLRMYPPVAFLMRKSASQYTIPEIDLIIDKNVTVVIPIRAIFNDAKYFEDPSKFNPDRFTSSKDMKNSVFIPFGDGPRACVAARLGYMQSMAGLAAILHKFDVETTPETILKPKSDPTGIVSENFIGGLPLKLRKRTNCT